The following proteins come from a genomic window of Flavobacterium crocinum:
- a CDS encoding HAMP domain-containing sensor histidine kinase, protein MDIRKKITFNYVALSTFSTSLLCIIVFFLFRENNRYHFLKRLDDRSKIVASIHFQKDPEKIKYYKNLQKNGLEELIEEEEYVLKINSHNSFDYNTNLNLPNTFYTNILSTGKDSYEKDNKYYLGQIFQENGQRYIVIVGARDRKGKDTTVYIVKIMLFGGIGFVILAFLLGRFLAKRVINPVARITKEVKRISASNLHNRLPEVENSDEISDLTNTFNNMLDRLETSFEIQANFINNASHELKTPITTIIAEAEIMLLKERAVEEYVESLENIYSQASRLGNLTESLLKLTQTGYDGQKQVSDVARIDELLLDVKSDLDKIYPDNRVSIIINIAPKESNLLLLPCNKPLLELAINNIITNGVKYSDNNEVFVNLSANDEMIKITINDIGIGIPPEDIPHLYEPFFRGKIATKYIGYGLGLPLASKIIRMHEGELQVQSEQNKGTIVTIIFKKRNIKKSNV, encoded by the coding sequence ATGGATATTAGAAAAAAAATTACTTTTAACTACGTTGCCCTTTCTACCTTTAGTACGTCATTATTGTGCATTATTGTGTTTTTCTTGTTTAGGGAAAATAACAGATACCACTTCTTAAAACGTTTAGATGATAGGTCGAAAATTGTAGCGTCTATTCATTTTCAAAAAGATCCTGAGAAAATAAAATATTATAAAAATCTTCAAAAAAACGGTCTTGAAGAACTAATTGAGGAGGAAGAATATGTATTAAAAATCAACAGTCATAATTCTTTTGATTATAATACAAATCTAAATCTTCCGAATACTTTTTACACTAACATTTTAAGTACAGGAAAAGATTCTTACGAAAAAGATAATAAATATTATCTAGGCCAGATTTTTCAGGAAAACGGACAAAGATATATTGTTATTGTAGGAGCCAGAGACCGAAAAGGAAAAGATACAACGGTTTACATTGTCAAAATTATGCTTTTTGGAGGCATCGGTTTTGTGATTCTGGCTTTCCTTTTAGGGCGTTTTCTAGCAAAACGTGTTATTAATCCTGTTGCCCGCATTACAAAAGAAGTAAAAAGAATTAGTGCTTCTAACCTTCACAATCGTTTGCCCGAAGTTGAAAATTCTGACGAAATATCGGATTTGACCAATACCTTTAATAATATGTTGGATCGACTGGAAACTTCTTTCGAAATTCAGGCCAACTTTATTAATAATGCTTCGCACGAATTAAAAACACCAATAACGACCATTATTGCCGAAGCAGAAATTATGCTTCTTAAAGAACGTGCTGTAGAAGAATATGTAGAATCATTAGAAAATATATATAGCCAGGCTTCTCGCTTAGGAAACTTAACAGAAAGTCTTTTAAAGTTAACTCAAACAGGTTACGACGGACAAAAACAAGTTTCGGATGTTGCGAGAATAGACGAACTATTGTTGGATGTAAAATCGGATTTAGATAAGATTTATCCAGATAATCGGGTTAGCATTATAATTAATATTGCTCCAAAAGAGTCTAATCTGCTTTTGCTTCCATGTAACAAACCTTTATTAGAATTAGCGATTAATAATATCATTACAAACGGCGTAAAATATTCAGATAACAATGAAGTGTTTGTAAATCTTTCAGCAAATGATGAAATGATCAAAATTACGATCAACGATATTGGTATCGGAATCCCACCGGAAGATATTCCTCATTTATACGAACCTTTCTTTAGAGGGAAAATTGCAACTAAATATATTGGTTATGGTTTAGGACTTCCTTTAGCTTCCAAAATTATCAGAATGCATGAAGGAGAATTACAGGTTCAATCGGAGCAAAATAAGGGTACAATCGTAACGATTATCTTCAAAAAAAGAAACATTAAAAAATCTAATGTTTAA
- a CDS encoding bestrophin family protein: MLLKKRIPMKYVLGKIKVEIALVLAYTVLFEIFHHYFINLPVDIPIAIPTMIGTIISLLLAFKSNQAYDRWWEARIVWGAVVNDSRTLIRQVLTFYKDPDFSVEASEFKENFAKRQIAWCYSLGESLRKRDAIKPLEGLMSEEEIRYIKNHQNVPNAILMLHARDLRNAKNEKKINMYQQVEIDNTLSRLCDEMGKCERIKNTIFPTTYSMYIRLTLCLFILLLPFGLTSVLSWFAIPLITAIGAAFFLIERMAIHLQDPFENRATDTPVTAIANTIEKNIKQMLNEYQSEFDILNEFHLVDEPKKVEKDAYFVL, from the coding sequence ATGTTATTAAAGAAAAGAATACCAATGAAGTACGTTCTCGGGAAAATTAAAGTAGAAATTGCTTTAGTGTTGGCTTATACCGTACTATTTGAAATATTTCATCACTATTTTATAAACCTTCCCGTAGATATTCCAATCGCAATTCCGACAATGATTGGAACCATTATTTCCCTATTATTAGCTTTTAAGTCGAATCAGGCTTATGACAGATGGTGGGAAGCCCGAATTGTTTGGGGAGCGGTTGTAAACGATTCCAGAACCTTAATCCGTCAGGTTTTGACGTTTTATAAAGATCCCGATTTTTCTGTTGAAGCTAGTGAATTCAAAGAGAATTTTGCGAAAAGGCAGATTGCGTGGTGTTATAGCTTAGGAGAATCTCTAAGAAAGAGAGATGCCATAAAACCGCTTGAAGGCTTGATGAGCGAAGAAGAAATTAGGTACATTAAAAATCATCAAAATGTTCCAAATGCTATTTTGATGTTGCATGCAAGAGATTTGCGAAATGCAAAAAACGAAAAGAAAATCAATATGTATCAGCAGGTTGAGATTGATAATACGTTGTCCAGACTTTGTGATGAAATGGGAAAATGTGAAAGAATTAAAAATACCATCTTTCCAACAACTTACAGTATGTATATCAGATTGACTTTATGTCTTTTCATTTTGTTATTGCCTTTTGGTCTGACAAGTGTGTTAAGCTGGTTCGCGATTCCGTTAATTACAGCAATTGGTGCTGCTTTCTTTTTGATCGAAAGAATGGCAATTCATTTGCAGGATCCATTCGAAAACAGAGCAACCGATACACCGGTTACGGCTATTGCAAATACGATAGAAAAAAATATCAAGCAAATGCTGAATGAATATCAAAGCGAATTTGATATTCTGAATGAATTTCACTTAGTAGATGAACCTAAGAAAGTCGAAAAAGACGCTTACTTTGTCTTATAA
- a CDS encoding aminotransferase-like domain-containing protein, with protein MKNSNYLYLQFADRIEKQIKSGLLNVGDKLPSIREVCAETGYSMSTVSKAYYEVESRALIESRPQSGYYVSNISARTISEPSASTPVLTLENIEREDLVDLVYGDMRKKDLTMLSLGFPSNELLPIAKLNKGMVQAMRQLPNSGTSYEEIQGNSNLRKEIARWSFTWGGSLTEDDIITTPGCISAISDCLLTLTKPGDTIITESPVYFGILQLARSLGLYVMELPTNMTTGIELEAVKKTLATNKVKACVLMSNFSNPSGSMMPNEHKIEIVRLMDFYNVPLIEDDIHGDLYFGTSRPTNCKTYDESGIVLCCSSVSKSLAPGYRVGWVSPGKFKKEILRTKLYHTISNTTITHEVVGDFLKNGRYENHLRKIRQILNRNCTNYINTVLESFPAGTKVSQPQGGFFLWVEMDKKIDTAAFYHLALKHNISIAPGRIFSLQDQFSNCMRLSFGLPWSNELRTAIQTLGRLAKQL; from the coding sequence ATGAAAAACTCCAATTACTTATATCTCCAATTTGCTGACCGAATCGAAAAACAGATTAAATCTGGTCTTTTAAACGTTGGCGACAAACTACCTTCCATTAGAGAAGTATGTGCAGAAACGGGTTACAGCATGAGCACAGTCAGCAAAGCGTATTATGAAGTTGAAAGTCGTGCTCTGATAGAATCTCGTCCGCAATCCGGTTATTATGTCAGTAATATTTCGGCGCGAACCATTTCAGAACCATCGGCAAGCACACCTGTTTTAACGCTTGAAAATATAGAGCGTGAAGATTTGGTCGATTTGGTTTACGGTGATATGCGTAAAAAAGACCTGACGATGCTTTCGCTTGGTTTTCCTTCAAATGAATTACTACCAATTGCAAAGCTGAATAAAGGAATGGTTCAGGCAATGCGTCAGTTACCCAACAGTGGAACGAGTTACGAAGAAATTCAAGGAAATAGTAATCTGCGCAAAGAAATTGCCCGTTGGTCGTTTACTTGGGGCGGTTCTTTGACCGAAGATGATATTATTACAACGCCTGGTTGTATTTCTGCCATTTCAGACTGTTTATTGACTTTGACGAAACCCGGAGATACTATTATTACTGAAAGTCCTGTTTATTTTGGGATTTTACAATTAGCAAGATCTCTAGGTTTATATGTTATGGAACTTCCAACTAATATGACGACAGGAATTGAGTTAGAAGCCGTAAAAAAGACATTAGCTACTAATAAAGTAAAAGCTTGTGTTTTAATGAGTAATTTTAGCAATCCATCAGGTAGTATGATGCCAAACGAACATAAAATAGAAATTGTCCGTTTAATGGATTTTTATAATGTTCCCTTAATTGAAGATGATATTCACGGCGATTTGTACTTTGGTACCAGCCGACCAACCAATTGCAAAACCTACGACGAAAGTGGGATAGTGCTTTGTTGCAGTTCGGTTTCTAAATCTTTAGCGCCTGGTTATCGTGTGGGATGGGTTTCTCCAGGGAAATTCAAAAAAGAAATTCTGCGAACTAAATTATATCATACTATTTCCAATACAACTATCACTCATGAAGTGGTGGGAGATTTTTTGAAAAACGGCCGTTATGAAAACCACCTTCGTAAAATTCGCCAGATTTTAAATCGAAACTGTACCAATTATATCAATACTGTTTTAGAATCTTTTCCAGCTGGAACGAAGGTAAGTCAGCCACAAGGCGGCTTTTTTCTTTGGGTTGAAATGGATAAAAAAATTGATACTGCCGCGTTTTATCATTTGGCTTTAAAACACAATATCAGCATTGCGCCAGGAAGAATTTTTTCGCTTCAGGATCAATTTTCAAACTGTATGCGATTGAGTTTTGGATTGCCTTGGTCGAATGAATTGAGAACTGCTATTCAGACTTTGGGAAGGTTGGCAAAACAATTGTAA
- a CDS encoding EamA family transporter, translated as MKTTKYYIAAIIAFTTWGLFSLVLRPIHEYPSLDILFFRVFSCSILMILIAVLFKRKKIKETIEIFKALPKAEKRKSVLLNIGGSAFLMGNWFTYIYVMNHVSVKATSLAYLVCPILTTLLAYFILREKLSKTQWISVGLSISGCMLLSYAAIMDMVFSIIIGLTYAAYLVSQRANKGFDKFIVLTFHITLAGLVLLPFYPVFGGPVPTEFKFYLCIETIAIMFTIIPLFLNLYALSGINSSTVGMLLNINPMIAFGLAAFFFKENITSLQITAYGIIFIAVLVFNSHHIFAIKQKMTAISKGS; from the coding sequence GTGAAAACAACAAAGTATTATATAGCGGCAATAATTGCCTTTACTACATGGGGACTTTTCAGTTTGGTTTTAAGACCAATTCATGAATATCCGTCATTGGATATATTGTTTTTCCGTGTTTTCAGCTGTAGTATTTTGATGATTTTGATTGCTGTTTTATTTAAAAGAAAAAAAATAAAAGAGACTATAGAAATTTTTAAAGCTTTACCGAAAGCCGAAAAAAGAAAATCAGTTTTACTGAATATTGGCGGGAGCGCTTTTTTAATGGGAAATTGGTTTACTTATATTTATGTAATGAACCACGTAAGCGTTAAAGCAACTTCTCTGGCTTATTTAGTCTGTCCAATTTTGACCACATTATTAGCTTATTTCATATTAAGAGAAAAATTATCCAAAACGCAGTGGATTTCTGTCGGATTAAGTATTTCAGGCTGTATGTTATTGTCTTATGCGGCTATTATGGATATGGTTTTCAGTATCATTATCGGATTAACTTATGCGGCTTATTTAGTGAGTCAGCGTGCCAATAAAGGATTTGATAAATTTATTGTACTAACGTTTCATATTACCTTGGCAGGATTAGTATTATTACCTTTTTATCCGGTTTTTGGGGGACCGGTACCAACGGAATTTAAGTTTTATCTCTGCATTGAGACCATTGCAATTATGTTTACGATAATTCCGTTGTTTTTAAATTTATACGCACTTTCGGGAATCAACTCTTCGACAGTGGGAATGCTTTTAAACATTAATCCAATGATTGCATTTGGGTTAGCGGCCTTTTTCTTCAAAGAGAATATCACATCTCTGCAGATTACGGCTTACGGAATCATTTTTATAGCAGTGTTGGTTTTTAATTCACATCATATTTTTGCCATCAAGCAAAAAATGACCGCAATATCCAAAGGTTCATAA
- a CDS encoding acyl-CoA dehydrogenase family protein, whose product MKATKLQAFTPLFYLVWSDDLLTQKEFATLKEFINSLTVLSEEEKGYLLSKVDISNPPSRNELTQWKSDIEKSIQDTSSIKSIFDIAKALSANELDLSPIESDFKKLENDLGILGEEALQNFKTKAGSFTADSHTNATFDIQKITKILNGKEAAIIERVKSVISRPEFAYETSTDINVFRQTVYKWCKILADENLGNMAYPKQYGGGENIADYFAIMETLSYHDLSLVIKFGVQFGLWGMSVQSLGTEKHYAKYLKDIGSLKLPGCFAMTETHHGSNVKGLETTATYNPNNQTFTIHTPNKNAQKEYIGNAAVHGQKATVFAKLIIDGHDYGVNAFVVPLRDPDGNVVNGVTIGDCGHKMGLNGVDNGTISFDNVVIPKEDMLDRFASVNEKGEFESPIPSDNRRFFTMLGTLVGGRIGIPRSALAAAKSGLTIAIRYSDQRRQFGPEGGSEVPILNYRMHQRRLLPHLAKTYAVHFALQYLTNRFLNRTEAEMQEIEALAAGMKSYSTWSTRDILQECREACGGKGYLSENRIDALKNDTEIYTTFEGDNTVLMQLVAKNRLSEFRKSFGEMGSLGIINYVYENAKTAITEKNPIATRRTDDEHLLDSEFHLQAFVHREKTILASAARRIKKLVDGGLEAYDAFNVVQHQMIDVAQAYLERVVLEQFQIAIKSIEDEESKSILTKQCQLYALSQIEKNKAWYLEDGYMEAVKTKAVRKIVNQLCWNIRPDAVALVNAFDIPESCLAAPIAV is encoded by the coding sequence ATGAAAGCTACCAAACTTCAAGCCTTTACGCCATTATTTTATTTAGTGTGGTCAGATGATTTACTGACGCAGAAAGAATTTGCAACACTAAAAGAGTTTATAAATTCGCTAACTGTTTTGTCAGAAGAAGAAAAGGGATATTTACTATCTAAAGTGGATATTTCTAATCCGCCTTCGCGAAATGAACTCACCCAATGGAAATCGGATATTGAAAAAAGCATTCAGGATACTTCTTCAATCAAATCAATTTTTGATATTGCAAAAGCACTATCAGCAAATGAATTGGATTTATCACCAATCGAATCTGATTTTAAAAAACTGGAAAATGATTTAGGGATTTTAGGAGAAGAAGCCCTTCAAAACTTCAAAACCAAAGCTGGTTCTTTTACAGCCGATTCGCATACCAACGCTACTTTTGATATTCAGAAAATCACCAAAATTTTAAACGGAAAAGAGGCTGCAATAATTGAAAGAGTAAAATCAGTCATTTCAAGACCTGAATTTGCTTATGAAACTTCTACAGATATCAATGTTTTTAGACAAACTGTTTATAAGTGGTGTAAAATTTTAGCCGATGAAAATCTCGGAAATATGGCTTATCCAAAACAATATGGAGGAGGAGAAAACATAGCCGATTATTTTGCGATTATGGAAACGCTGAGCTATCACGATTTAAGTTTGGTCATTAAATTTGGTGTTCAGTTTGGGTTGTGGGGAATGAGTGTACAATCTTTAGGAACCGAAAAACATTATGCTAAATATTTAAAAGATATTGGTTCGCTGAAACTCCCTGGCTGTTTTGCTATGACCGAAACACATCATGGATCGAATGTAAAAGGTTTAGAAACCACAGCAACATATAATCCTAACAATCAGACTTTTACGATTCATACTCCGAATAAAAATGCTCAGAAAGAATATATTGGAAACGCAGCAGTTCACGGTCAAAAAGCAACTGTATTTGCAAAACTAATTATAGACGGACATGATTATGGGGTGAATGCTTTTGTTGTGCCTTTACGCGATCCAGATGGAAATGTGGTAAACGGTGTCACAATTGGGGACTGCGGTCATAAAATGGGATTAAACGGAGTAGATAACGGAACCATCAGTTTTGATAATGTGGTAATTCCGAAAGAGGATATGCTGGATCGTTTTGCTTCTGTAAACGAAAAAGGAGAATTTGAAAGCCCGATTCCGAGTGATAATCGTAGATTTTTTACCATGTTAGGAACTTTGGTTGGAGGAAGAATCGGAATTCCGCGTTCGGCTTTGGCGGCAGCGAAATCAGGTTTGACAATTGCCATTCGCTACAGCGATCAACGAAGGCAATTTGGACCGGAAGGCGGATCAGAAGTTCCGATTTTAAATTACAGAATGCATCAGCGCAGATTATTGCCTCATTTAGCTAAAACGTACGCAGTTCATTTTGCATTGCAATATTTAACGAATAGATTTTTAAATAGAACCGAAGCCGAAATGCAGGAAATCGAAGCTTTGGCTGCCGGAATGAAATCGTATTCAACCTGGAGCACAAGAGATATTTTACAGGAATGTCGTGAAGCATGTGGCGGAAAAGGCTATTTGTCTGAAAACAGAATCGATGCTTTAAAAAATGATACTGAAATTTATACCACTTTTGAAGGAGATAATACCGTTTTAATGCAATTGGTTGCTAAAAACCGATTATCTGAATTTAGAAAATCATTTGGTGAAATGGGCTCTTTGGGAATAATCAATTATGTTTATGAAAATGCTAAAACAGCAATTACAGAAAAAAATCCAATTGCGACTAGAAGAACAGACGATGAGCATTTGTTAGACAGCGAATTTCATCTTCAGGCTTTCGTTCACAGAGAAAAAACAATTTTGGCGTCGGCTGCGAGACGTATCAAAAAACTGGTTGATGGCGGTTTAGAAGCTTATGATGCTTTTAATGTCGTACAGCATCAAATGATTGATGTGGCTCAGGCTTATTTGGAAAGAGTGGTTTTGGAACAGTTTCAAATAGCAATTAAATCGATTGAAGACGAAGAATCAAAATCGATTTTGACGAAGCAGTGTCAATTGTATGCGCTTTCGCAGATAGAAAAAAATAAAGCATGGTATTTGGAAGATGGTTATATGGAAGCTGTTAAAACCAAAGCGGTTCGTAAAATCGTAAATCAGCTTTGTTGGAATATTCGTCCGGATGCAGTGGCATTGGTAAATGCATTTGATATTCCGGAAAGCTGTTTAGCGGCGCCGATTGCAGTTTAA
- a CDS encoding DUF6377 domain-containing protein codes for MKNFYLFLIFFIVNFPVFALGSTDDILKQLNEAIKNKQDYVKIKEERILNFKKIKSDNLTKEQEYNFNKTLYLEYQKLNSDSAIQYVKKNIKIAEKLQNKELLDLAQLQLVTLYSSSGKYRESEAILKSINKKTLSASLLPNYYISYREFFEHYAANSDNREYRIQIGKYRDSLLGILNPNTLDYQINRIQQDIFIHRKYKEPEKQLLSLLSKTKEESPNYAMITYLLGKIAEATHQLENRKKYYALSATSDIKNANKDNASLQELALVFYEIGDVDMAYKLTQSAIEDALYCNVQFRTLLMSEVYSIINTVYLEREKQRKSELQIYLLCISLLSLFLLVAIIYVYKQMKKVSRIRTELYETSQKLAELNKDITETNNQLQQSNLQLSESNLVKEEYIAHFFNLCSTYINKLENYRIILNKKATAKQFDEIYKILKSTTLVDNELEELYKNFDIIFLNLYPTFVKDFNALLIPEEQIVLKQNELLNTELRIFALIRLGITDSVKIAAFLRYSLSTIYNYRTRARNKAVVSRNDFEEMVMKIGSLALKV; via the coding sequence TTGAAAAATTTTTACTTATTTCTAATCTTTTTTATTGTAAACTTTCCTGTTTTTGCATTGGGAAGTACTGATGATATTCTAAAACAACTAAACGAAGCAATAAAAAACAAACAGGACTATGTAAAAATAAAGGAAGAAAGAATTCTTAATTTCAAGAAGATAAAATCAGATAATCTTACTAAAGAACAAGAATATAATTTTAATAAAACACTTTATTTAGAGTATCAAAAATTAAATTCAGATTCGGCTATTCAATATGTAAAGAAGAATATTAAGATTGCAGAAAAACTTCAAAACAAAGAACTTTTAGATTTAGCACAGCTACAATTAGTAACGCTTTATTCTTCATCAGGAAAATATCGTGAGTCCGAAGCAATTTTAAAAAGTATTAATAAAAAGACACTTTCAGCTTCATTACTACCCAATTATTATATTTCGTATCGTGAATTTTTTGAGCACTACGCAGCCAATAGTGATAATCGGGAATACAGAATACAGATTGGAAAATATCGTGATTCCTTATTAGGTATTTTAAATCCGAATACGCTGGATTATCAAATCAACAGAATCCAGCAGGATATTTTCATCCACAGAAAATACAAAGAACCGGAAAAGCAGTTACTTTCTTTATTAAGCAAAACAAAAGAAGAAAGTCCAAACTACGCCATGATTACCTATTTATTGGGTAAAATTGCAGAAGCCACACATCAGTTAGAAAACAGAAAAAAATATTATGCGCTTTCTGCTACTTCAGATATTAAAAATGCCAATAAAGACAATGCTTCCTTACAAGAATTAGCACTGGTTTTTTATGAAATCGGTGATGTTGATATGGCTTATAAATTGACACAATCGGCAATTGAAGACGCATTGTATTGCAATGTTCAGTTTAGAACGTTGTTGATGTCAGAAGTATATTCGATTATCAACACGGTTTATTTAGAGCGTGAAAAACAACGAAAAAGCGAGTTGCAGATTTATTTGCTTTGTATCAGCCTTTTGTCTTTGTTTTTATTAGTAGCCATTATTTATGTCTACAAGCAAATGAAAAAGGTTTCGCGAATTCGAACAGAATTATATGAAACCAGTCAGAAACTGGCTGAATTGAACAAAGATATTACCGAAACCAACAATCAGTTACAGCAAAGTAATCTGCAATTGTCTGAGTCTAATTTAGTTAAAGAAGAATATATAGCACATTTTTTCAATTTGTGTTCTACTTACATCAACAAACTGGAGAATTACCGAATAATTTTAAATAAAAAAGCGACAGCAAAACAGTTTGATGAAATTTATAAAATCTTAAAATCAACAACTTTGGTTGATAATGAGTTAGAAGAACTCTACAAGAACTTTGACATTATCTTTTTAAACTTATATCCAACATTCGTAAAAGATTTCAATGCCTTATTAATTCCGGAAGAACAGATTGTCCTAAAACAAAACGAATTACTCAATACTGAACTTCGAATCTTTGCCTTAATCAGACTTGGAATTACGGACAGTGTTAAAATTGCCGCATTTTTACGTTACTCTTTAAGCACAATTTACAACTATAGAACCCGGGCTAGAAATAAGGCCGTAGTTTCCCGAAATGATTTCGAAGAAATGGTGATGAAAATCGGTTCTTTAGCCTTGAAAGTATAA
- a CDS encoding glycoside hydrolase family 3 C-terminal domain-containing protein yields the protein MFKNVKTVLVLLLLSSVGLNAQNKVPVYLDDKKPIEERVEDALSRMTTAEKIAMIHAQSKFSSPGVPRLGIPENWMTDGPHGIRTEVKWDEWDQAGWTNDSCTAFPALTALSATWNKELASLYGKSIGQEARYRNKNVLLGPGVNIYRSPLNGRNFEYMGEDPFLTSKMVVPYIKGVQSNGVAACVKHFALNNQEENRNTVNVVVDDRALYEIYLPAFKAAVQDGDVWAIMGAYNKYKGQQCCHNEYLLNDILRGEWGFKGVVVSDWGGVHDTKQAIFNGLDMEFGSWTNGLSWGTSNAYDNYYLAKPYSEMIRKGEVGTKELDEKVRRVLRLSFLTTMNKNRPFGSFGTEEHALAGRKIAEEGIVLLQNKNNVLPINLSKTKKIAVIGENAIKMMTVGGGSSSLKARYEITPLEGLKSRIGNQAEIVYARGYVGDPTSNYNGVVAKVSLEDKRSPAELSAEALKVAKDADIVLFIGGLNKSDNQDAEGHDRKELNLPYGQDKLISDLAKVNKNIVFVNISGNAVAMPWVNEVPGIVQGWFLGTEAGNALANVLVGDVNPSGKLSFTFPVKLSDNGAHALGEFPGKEEVKYNEGIFVGYRWADKQKIKPLFSFGHGLSYTTFAYGKVTADKKQINAGDQITFSVNVKNTGSREGAEVVQLYITDAKSSLPRPVKELKGFEKVSLKAGEEKTVTFTIDKTALSFFDDKKHDWVAEPGDFEAAIGASSTDIKSKVGFSLK from the coding sequence ATGTTTAAAAACGTTAAAACAGTTCTTGTTTTACTTTTATTAAGTTCTGTGGGTTTAAATGCCCAAAACAAAGTTCCAGTTTATCTGGATGATAAAAAGCCAATTGAAGAAAGAGTAGAAGATGCGCTTTCGCGAATGACCACCGCAGAAAAGATCGCTATGATTCATGCTCAGTCAAAATTTAGTTCTCCTGGAGTACCTCGTTTGGGAATTCCTGAAAACTGGATGACAGACGGACCACACGGAATTCGTACCGAAGTAAAATGGGACGAATGGGATCAGGCCGGATGGACAAATGATTCTTGTACTGCTTTTCCAGCTTTAACAGCGCTTTCTGCAACGTGGAATAAAGAACTAGCTTCTTTATACGGAAAATCAATTGGACAAGAAGCACGTTACCGTAACAAAAACGTATTATTAGGTCCTGGAGTGAATATCTACAGAAGTCCATTAAACGGACGTAACTTCGAGTATATGGGAGAAGATCCGTTTTTGACTTCAAAAATGGTTGTTCCTTATATTAAAGGAGTTCAGTCCAACGGAGTTGCAGCTTGTGTAAAACACTTTGCCTTAAACAATCAGGAAGAAAATCGTAACACAGTAAATGTGGTAGTTGATGATCGTGCTTTGTACGAAATCTACCTTCCTGCTTTTAAAGCGGCTGTTCAGGATGGAGATGTGTGGGCAATTATGGGAGCTTACAATAAATACAAAGGACAGCAATGTTGCCATAATGAGTATTTGTTAAACGATATTCTTCGTGGAGAATGGGGCTTCAAAGGTGTTGTAGTTTCAGATTGGGGAGGTGTTCATGATACAAAACAAGCTATTTTTAATGGTTTGGATATGGAATTTGGTTCCTGGACAAACGGTCTTTCCTGGGGAACAAGTAATGCTTATGATAACTATTATTTAGCAAAACCATATTCAGAAATGATCAGAAAAGGAGAAGTTGGAACAAAAGAATTAGATGAAAAAGTACGTCGCGTTCTGCGTTTATCTTTCTTAACTACCATGAATAAAAATCGCCCTTTCGGATCTTTTGGTACAGAAGAACATGCTTTGGCCGGCCGTAAAATTGCTGAAGAAGGAATTGTATTGCTTCAAAACAAAAACAATGTACTGCCAATCAATCTTTCTAAAACAAAAAAGATTGCAGTAATTGGAGAAAACGCCATCAAAATGATGACTGTTGGTGGAGGAAGTTCTTCATTAAAAGCAAGATATGAAATTACGCCACTTGAAGGATTAAAAAGCAGAATCGGAAATCAGGCCGAAATTGTTTACGCAAGAGGTTATGTTGGAGATCCAACAAGTAATTATAACGGAGTTGTGGCTAAAGTAAGTTTAGAAGACAAACGTTCTCCGGCTGAATTAAGTGCTGAAGCTCTTAAAGTAGCTAAAGATGCAGATATCGTTCTTTTTATTGGTGGTTTGAATAAAAGTGACAATCAGGATGCGGAAGGACACGATCGTAAAGAACTGAATCTTCCATACGGTCAGGATAAATTAATTTCTGATTTGGCAAAAGTGAATAAAAACATCGTTTTTGTAAATATTTCAGGAAATGCTGTTGCAATGCCGTGGGTTAACGAAGTTCCGGGAATTGTACAAGGATGGTTCTTAGGTACAGAAGCAGGAAATGCATTAGCTAATGTTTTAGTTGGAGATGTAAATCCGTCAGGAAAATTATCTTTCACTTTCCCTGTAAAATTATCAGATAACGGAGCTCATGCTTTAGGAGAATTTCCAGGTAAAGAAGAAGTGAAATACAACGAAGGAATTTTTGTAGGTTACCGTTGGGCAGACAAACAAAAAATCAAACCATTATTCTCTTTCGGACACGGTTTAAGCTACACTACTTTTGCTTATGGAAAAGTGACTGCTGATAAAAAACAAATTAATGCCGGTGATCAAATTACATTTTCTGTAAATGTAAAAAATACAGGAAGCAGAGAAGGAGCAGAAGTAGTACAATTGTATATTACTGATGCAAAATCTTCTTTACCACGTCCGGTAAAAGAGTTAAAAGGATTTGAAAAAGTATCACTTAAAGCTGGAGAAGAAAAAACAGTAACTTTTACAATCGATAAAACGGCTTTGAGTTTCTTTGACGATAAAAAACATGACTGGGTTGCAGAACCTGGTGATTTCGAAGCAGCTATTGGTGCTTCATCAACAGATATAAAATCTAAAGTGGGATTCTCACTTAAATAA